A DNA window from Oleomonas cavernae contains the following coding sequences:
- the nirB gene encoding nitrite reductase large subunit NirB, with the protein MSPKLVVIGNGMAAGRVLEHLTDDAPEAYQITVFGAEPRVNYNRILLSPVLSGEKTFDEIVTHDDAWYAARSIDLLKGKEIVAIDRAAKTVQAKDGSVTPYDKLLVATGSLPFIVPVPGKDLPGVVAYRDLDDVNTMLAAAQHGGSAVVVGGGLLGLEAAAGLKMRGMDVTVLHLMPTLMERQLDPAAGHLLKKAMEARGIRVITKANTHAIVGDGKVEAVRLDDGTEIPADIVVMAVGIRPNSGLAKAAGLEVGRGLKVDDHMVTSDPDVLAVGECAEHRGQCYGLVAPLFEMAKVVAAQLNGDTSAAYTGSVTSTKLKVTGVDLFSAGDFAEGEDREEIVLRDAARGIYKRLVLQDDRIIGAVMYGETADGGWFLDLLRKATCIADMRDTLIFGQGYVGGAALDPMAAVAALPDEAEICGCNGVCKGKITSTITAKGLTTLDGVRAHTKASASCGSCTGLVEQLMSLTLGDQFNRAAVQPMCACTELGHDDVRRLIIAKDLKTIPAVMQELEWKTSCGCAKCRPALNYYLLAAWPGEYVDDNQSRFINERVHANIQKDGTYSVVPRMWGGITNPRELRAIADVADKFAIPTVKVTGGQRIDLLGVKKQDLPAVWADLNAAGMVSGHAYGKALRTVKTCVGTDWCRFGTQDSTGLGIRIEKFMWGSWTPAKVKMAVSGCPRNCAEATCKDVGVICVDSGYDIHFAGAAGLDIKGTEVLTHVDTEDEALAVIVALTQLYREQARYLERIYKWTKRVGIESIRAAVVDDLERRQALFDRFVYSQKFAQVDPWAERVAGAEAHEFRPMAHFEPREAAE; encoded by the coding sequence ATGAGCCCGAAACTTGTCGTCATCGGCAACGGCATGGCGGCCGGCCGGGTGCTGGAGCACCTGACCGACGATGCGCCCGAGGCCTACCAGATCACCGTGTTCGGCGCCGAACCGCGGGTGAACTACAACCGGATCCTGCTCTCGCCCGTGCTGTCGGGCGAGAAGACATTCGACGAGATCGTCACCCATGACGATGCCTGGTATGCGGCGCGCAGTATCGACTTGCTGAAGGGCAAGGAGATCGTTGCGATCGACCGTGCGGCAAAGACCGTGCAGGCCAAGGACGGGAGCGTAACGCCTTACGACAAGCTGCTGGTGGCGACCGGCAGCCTGCCCTTCATCGTCCCCGTGCCGGGCAAGGACCTGCCCGGCGTGGTCGCCTACCGCGACCTCGACGATGTCAACACCATGCTGGCCGCGGCGCAGCACGGCGGCAGCGCCGTCGTCGTCGGCGGCGGCCTGCTGGGCCTGGAGGCCGCGGCAGGCCTGAAGATGCGCGGCATGGACGTGACCGTGCTGCACCTGATGCCGACCCTGATGGAGCGCCAGCTCGATCCGGCCGCCGGCCACCTGCTGAAGAAGGCCATGGAGGCGCGGGGCATCCGCGTCATCACCAAGGCCAATACCCACGCCATCGTCGGCGACGGCAAGGTCGAGGCGGTGCGCCTCGACGACGGCACGGAAATCCCGGCCGACATCGTGGTCATGGCCGTGGGCATCCGCCCCAATTCGGGCCTGGCCAAAGCGGCGGGCCTGGAGGTCGGCCGCGGGCTGAAGGTCGACGACCACATGGTGACCTCGGACCCAGACGTGCTGGCGGTGGGCGAATGCGCCGAACATCGCGGCCAGTGCTACGGCCTGGTGGCGCCCCTGTTCGAAATGGCCAAGGTGGTCGCCGCCCAGCTCAACGGCGATACCAGCGCCGCCTACACCGGCTCGGTCACCTCGACCAAGCTGAAGGTGACCGGGGTCGACCTGTTCTCGGCCGGCGATTTCGCCGAGGGCGAGGACCGGGAGGAGATCGTGCTGCGCGACGCGGCGCGGGGCATCTACAAGCGCCTGGTGCTGCAGGACGACCGCATCATCGGCGCGGTGATGTACGGCGAGACCGCGGATGGCGGCTGGTTCCTCGACCTGCTGCGCAAGGCGACCTGCATCGCCGACATGCGCGACACCCTGATCTTCGGCCAAGGGTACGTGGGCGGTGCCGCCCTGGACCCTATGGCGGCCGTTGCAGCCTTGCCGGATGAGGCAGAGATCTGCGGTTGCAACGGCGTATGCAAGGGCAAGATCACTTCGACCATCACCGCCAAGGGCCTGACCACGCTGGACGGCGTGCGCGCCCACACCAAGGCCTCCGCCTCATGCGGCTCATGCACCGGCCTGGTGGAACAATTGATGTCGCTCACCCTGGGCGACCAGTTCAACCGCGCGGCGGTGCAGCCGATGTGCGCCTGCACCGAGCTCGGCCATGACGACGTCCGCCGCCTGATCATCGCCAAGGATCTGAAGACGATCCCGGCGGTGATGCAGGAATTGGAGTGGAAGACCTCGTGCGGCTGTGCCAAGTGCCGGCCGGCGCTGAACTACTACCTGCTCGCCGCCTGGCCGGGCGAGTATGTCGACGACAACCAGTCGCGCTTCATCAACGAGCGGGTCCACGCCAATATCCAGAAGGACGGCACCTATTCCGTCGTACCGCGCATGTGGGGCGGCATCACCAACCCGCGCGAACTGCGGGCCATTGCCGATGTCGCCGACAAATTCGCCATCCCCACGGTGAAGGTCACCGGGGGCCAGCGCATCGACCTCCTGGGCGTGAAGAAGCAGGACCTGCCTGCCGTCTGGGCCGATCTCAACGCCGCCGGCATGGTCTCGGGCCATGCCTATGGCAAGGCCCTGCGCACGGTGAAGACCTGCGTGGGCACCGACTGGTGCCGCTTCGGCACCCAGGATTCGACCGGCCTTGGCATCCGCATCGAGAAATTCATGTGGGGCTCGTGGACCCCGGCCAAGGTGAAGATGGCGGTCTCGGGCTGCCCGCGCAATTGCGCCGAGGCGACCTGCAAGGATGTCGGCGTGATCTGCGTCGATTCCGGTTACGACATCCACTTTGCCGGGGCCGCGGGCCTCGACATCAAGGGCACGGAAGTGCTGACCCATGTCGACACGGAAGACGAGGCGCTGGCCGTCATCGTGGCCCTGACCCAGCTCTACCGCGAGCAGGCACGCTACCTCGAGCGTATCTACAAGTGGACCAAGCGGGTGGGGATCGAGTCGATCCGCGCCGCCGTGGTCGACGACCTGGAACGCCGCCAGGCCCTGTTCGACCGCTTCGTCTATTCGCAGAAGTTCGCCCAGGTCGACCCCTGGGCCGAGCGGGTGGCCGGCGCCGAGGCGCACGAGTTCCGCCCCATGGCACACTTCGAACCCCGGGAGGCCGCAGAATGA
- the ntrB gene encoding nitrate ABC transporter permease — MPGAGAPLPPPSKVIADTWELIIDPFYDNGGTDVGLFWQIAASLTRVAEGFAISAVAGILLGVLIGQSSLAFRGLDPIFQVLRTVPPLAWLPLSLAAFQSANPSAIFVIAITSVWPIILNTAVGIRNIPQDYRNVAKVLRLSGPEFFFKIMLPATVPFMFTGLRIGIGLSWLAIVAAEMLIGGVGIGFFIWDAWNSSLISEIIIALIAVGLVGFVLDRLIGALGNRLGGSYSQR, encoded by the coding sequence GTGCCGGGGGCCGGTGCCCCCCTGCCGCCCCCCTCCAAGGTCATCGCCGATACCTGGGAACTGATCATCGATCCGTTCTACGACAACGGCGGCACCGACGTCGGGCTGTTCTGGCAGATCGCCGCCAGCCTCACCCGGGTCGCGGAGGGTTTCGCGATCTCGGCCGTCGCCGGCATCCTGCTGGGGGTGCTGATCGGCCAGTCGTCGCTGGCCTTCCGTGGCCTCGACCCGATCTTCCAGGTCCTGCGCACGGTGCCGCCGCTGGCTTGGCTGCCCTTGTCGCTGGCCGCCTTCCAGTCGGCCAATCCCTCGGCCATCTTCGTCATCGCCATCACGTCGGTGTGGCCGATCATCCTCAACACCGCGGTCGGTATCCGCAACATCCCGCAGGACTATCGCAACGTCGCCAAGGTGCTGCGCCTGTCGGGCCCGGAATTCTTCTTCAAGATCATGCTGCCGGCGACCGTGCCCTTCATGTTCACCGGCCTGCGCATCGGCATCGGCCTGTCGTGGCTGGCCATCGTCGCGGCGGAAATGCTGATCGGCGGCGTCGGCATCGGCTTCTTCATCTGGGATGCCTGGAATTCCTCGCTGATCAGCGAAATCATCATCGCCCTGATCGCGGTCGGCCTGGTCGGCTTCGTGCTGGACCGGCTGATCGGGGCCTTGGGCAACCGCCTCGGCGGCAGCTACAGCCAACGGTAA
- the cobA gene encoding uroporphyrinogen-III C-methyltransferase — protein MPTPSRKPVEVRLIAGGIPAGQEMPARGPGSVTLVGAGPGDAELLTIKALKALQAAEVVLFDDLVAQEVLDLVHAQARCLAVGKRGGRESCAQGDINDLMVRFAKAGKRVVRLKCGDPMIFGRAGEEIARLQAEGIAVEVIPGITSASAMAAACKVSLTHRDHAQSVRFVTGHSRHGTLPDNLDWQGLADARTSLVIYMGGRTAGDLVAKLTAAGLSLATPAIAVRAVTRPDEKRWHGTLADLAQGVAGLGLEHPLLIGIGNAFAAAQAIDLACFEAALQASSA, from the coding sequence ATGCCCACGCCGTCGCGAAAGCCGGTTGAGGTTCGCCTCATCGCCGGCGGGATCCCTGCCGGGCAGGAGATGCCTGCCCGCGGGCCCGGCAGCGTCACCCTGGTGGGTGCCGGCCCGGGCGATGCCGAGCTGCTGACCATCAAGGCGCTGAAAGCGCTGCAAGCGGCCGAAGTGGTGCTGTTCGACGATCTGGTGGCCCAGGAAGTGCTGGACCTGGTGCACGCCCAGGCGCGTTGCCTGGCCGTGGGCAAGCGCGGCGGGCGCGAGAGCTGCGCCCAGGGCGACATCAACGACCTGATGGTGCGCTTCGCCAAGGCCGGCAAACGGGTGGTGCGCCTGAAATGCGGCGACCCGATGATCTTCGGCCGCGCCGGCGAGGAAATCGCCCGGCTTCAGGCCGAAGGCATTGCCGTAGAGGTGATCCCCGGCATCACCTCGGCATCGGCGATGGCCGCCGCCTGCAAGGTCTCGCTGACCCACCGCGATCACGCGCAATCGGTGCGCTTCGTCACCGGCCATTCGCGCCACGGCACCCTGCCCGACAATCTCGACTGGCAGGGCCTGGCCGATGCCCGCACCAGCCTGGTCATCTACATGGGCGGGCGCACCGCGGGCGATCTCGTCGCCAAACTGACCGCCGCCGGCTTGAGCCTGGCGACCCCGGCCATCGCCGTGCGTGCAGTGACCCGGCCGGACGAAAAGCGCTGGCACGGCACGCTGGCCGATCTGGCCCAGGGCGTGGCCGGCCTTGGCCTGGAACACCCCCTGCTGATCGGCATCGGCAACGCCTTCGCCGCCGCCCAGGCCATCGACCTTGCGTGCTTCGAGGCGGCCCTTCAAGCCTCCTCGGCCTGA
- the nirD gene encoding nitrite reductase small subunit NirD has protein sequence MTAYTPHDWIDVGAVEDVPLRGARVVHTASGDIAVFRTGEGKIFALRDRCPHKNGPLSQGIVHDDGVTCPLHNWVIDLATGQARGADVGCTGVIPVRAERGRIHLGVAALAGRVA, from the coding sequence ATGACCGCCTATACCCCTCACGACTGGATCGATGTCGGCGCGGTCGAGGACGTGCCCCTGCGCGGCGCCCGTGTCGTCCACACCGCCAGCGGCGATATCGCGGTGTTCCGCACCGGCGAAGGCAAGATCTTCGCCCTGCGCGACCGCTGCCCCCACAAGAACGGCCCCCTGAGCCAGGGCATCGTCCACGACGACGGCGTCACCTGCCCCTTGCACAACTGGGTGATCGACCTCGCCACCGGCCAGGCACGCGGCGCCGATGTCGGCTGCACCGGCGTCATCCCGGTGCGGGCCGAGCGCGGCCGCATCCATCTGGGCGTTGCCGCCCTGGCCGGGCGCGTCGCCTGA
- a CDS encoding molybdopterin dinucleotide binding domain-containing protein — MSRTSAQRPLILNTGRVRDQWHTMTRTGKTPRLTSHLAEPFVEINPADADRLGLRPATLAVVASDHGEALLRVLITDRQRVGSVFAPIHWTDQQAAKARVDALVAAHVDPLSGQPEAKFTPVSVAPFAAAWYGFAVSANRPAVGETEYWALAPALGGFRLELAGHEVPADWGDWVRRLMGLSETVEVLAYHDEAHGRYRFAAFEGESLVGALFVSPEPVEISRGWVVGQLGATIDAAARFRILAGRGGEAGADPGATICSCFSVGINQITAVIRGGQATSVEAVGACLKAGTNCGSCRMEIGRLIDAHAVAKAG; from the coding sequence ATGAGCCGGACCAGCGCCCAACGCCCGCTGATCCTCAACACCGGCCGCGTGCGTGACCAGTGGCATACCATGACGCGCACGGGCAAGACCCCGCGCCTGACCAGCCACCTGGCCGAGCCCTTCGTCGAAATCAACCCCGCCGACGCCGACCGCCTGGGCCTGCGCCCCGCGACCCTGGCGGTCGTGGCCAGCGACCATGGCGAGGCCCTGCTGCGGGTGCTGATCACCGACCGGCAGCGTGTCGGTTCGGTCTTCGCGCCGATCCACTGGACCGACCAGCAGGCCGCCAAGGCGCGGGTCGATGCCCTCGTCGCCGCCCATGTCGATCCGCTCTCGGGCCAGCCCGAGGCCAAGTTCACCCCGGTTTCGGTGGCGCCCTTCGCCGCCGCCTGGTACGGCTTTGCCGTCAGCGCCAATCGCCCCGCGGTGGGCGAGACCGAATACTGGGCCCTGGCGCCGGCGCTGGGCGGCTTCCGCCTGGAGCTGGCCGGCCACGAGGTACCGGCGGATTGGGGCGACTGGGTGCGCCGCCTGATGGGCCTGAGCGAGACGGTGGAGGTTCTGGCCTATCACGACGAGGCCCACGGCCGCTATCGCTTTGCCGCCTTCGAGGGCGAGAGCCTGGTCGGCGCCCTGTTCGTCTCGCCCGAGCCGGTGGAGATTTCCCGCGGTTGGGTGGTGGGGCAACTGGGCGCGACGATCGATGCTGCCGCCCGCTTCCGCATCCTGGCCGGGCGCGGCGGCGAGGCCGGGGCCGATCCCGGGGCCACGATCTGCTCGTGCTTCTCGGTCGGGATCAACCAGATTACCGCCGTCATCCGCGGCGGCCAGGCCACCAGTGTCGAGGCGGTCGGCGCCTGCCTGAAGGCGGGAACCAACTGCGGCTCGTGCCGCATGGAAATCGGGAGGCTGATCGATGCCCACGCCGTCGCGAAAGCCGGTTGA
- the wrbA gene encoding NAD(P)H:quinone oxidoreductase produces the protein MTKVLVLYHSSYGHIETLSKAVAEGAASVDGVEVSVKRVPELMNADLMKQFGMKPDQEAPIATVDELADYDAIIFGTPTRFGMMTAQMRNFLDQTGGLWMKGGLIGKVGSVFVSTASQHGGQETTITSFHTTLLHHGMVIVGVPYAEPGLTILSEVSGGTPYGASTIAGGDGSRQPSENELKIARYQGAHVAKIAAKLKA, from the coding sequence ATGACCAAGGTGCTGGTGCTGTATCATTCGAGCTATGGCCACATCGAGACGCTGTCCAAGGCGGTCGCCGAAGGCGCCGCCTCCGTCGATGGCGTCGAGGTCAGCGTGAAGCGCGTGCCCGAGCTGATGAATGCCGATCTGATGAAGCAGTTCGGCATGAAGCCGGACCAGGAAGCCCCGATCGCCACGGTCGACGAGCTGGCCGACTATGACGCGATCATCTTCGGCACGCCCACCCGCTTCGGCATGATGACGGCCCAGATGCGCAACTTCCTCGACCAGACCGGCGGGCTGTGGATGAAGGGGGGCCTGATCGGCAAGGTGGGCAGCGTGTTCGTCTCGACCGCGTCCCAGCACGGCGGCCAGGAGACCACCATCACCTCATTCCACACCACCCTGCTGCACCACGGCATGGTGATCGTGGGCGTGCCTTACGCCGAGCCGGGCCTGACCATCCTGAGCGAAGTCTCGGGCGGCACGCCCTACGGCGCCTCGACCATCGCCGGCGGCGACGGCAGCCGCCAGCCGTCGGAAAACGAGCTGAAGATCGCCCGCTACCAGGGCGCCCACGTGGCGAAGATCGCGGCCAAGCTGAAGGCCTGA
- a CDS encoding CmpA/NrtA family ABC transporter substrate-binding protein: protein MSKIVTRSINRRDLLKVSSTAALLGAVGAAFPRGVFAEGAGPETPKATLGFIALTDSAPLIIAKEKGLYAKYGMTEVTVGKQASWGATRDNLELGSAGGGIDGAHILSPMPYLISTGKITKGNAPLPMYLLSRLNINGQCISVAGAYKGLGIGTQAAALKDAFAKAKAEGKEVKCAVTFPGGTHDLWMRYWLAANGIDPNKDVSTIVVPPPQMVANMKVNTMEAFCVGEPWNAQLVNQGIGFSALTTGELWGNHPEKAFAMRADWVDANPKAAKALLMAVQEAAQWCDKPENKEEMCSIVGGRDYFKVPVEDILGRAKGEIDYGDGRKVTDSPHIMKYWNDFASYPWPSHDLWFLTEDIRWGYLPADLDTKALVAKVNREDLWRDAAAAIGAPAAEIPTSKSRGVETFFDGKTFDPADPAAYLASLAIKAV, encoded by the coding sequence GTGAGCAAGATCGTTACACGCAGCATCAATCGCCGCGACCTCCTCAAGGTCTCGAGCACCGCCGCCCTGCTGGGCGCCGTCGGCGCGGCCTTCCCGCGCGGCGTCTTTGCCGAGGGCGCAGGCCCCGAGACCCCCAAGGCGACGCTGGGCTTCATCGCCCTGACCGACAGCGCGCCGCTGATCATCGCCAAGGAAAAAGGCCTCTACGCCAAATACGGCATGACCGAGGTCACCGTGGGCAAGCAGGCCTCGTGGGGCGCCACCCGCGACAACCTCGAGCTGGGCTCGGCCGGCGGCGGCATCGACGGCGCCCATATCCTGTCGCCCATGCCCTACCTGATTTCGACCGGCAAGATCACCAAGGGCAACGCGCCCCTGCCCATGTACCTGCTCTCGCGCCTCAACATCAACGGCCAGTGCATCTCGGTCGCCGGCGCCTACAAGGGCCTTGGCATCGGCACCCAGGCGGCCGCGCTGAAGGATGCCTTCGCCAAGGCCAAGGCCGAAGGCAAGGAAGTTAAGTGCGCGGTTACCTTCCCCGGCGGCACCCACGACCTGTGGATGCGCTACTGGCTGGCGGCCAATGGCATCGATCCCAACAAGGATGTCTCGACCATCGTCGTGCCGCCGCCCCAGATGGTGGCCAACATGAAGGTCAACACCATGGAAGCCTTCTGCGTGGGCGAGCCGTGGAACGCCCAGCTCGTCAACCAGGGCATCGGCTTTTCCGCCCTGACCACCGGCGAGCTGTGGGGCAATCACCCCGAAAAGGCCTTCGCCATGCGGGCCGACTGGGTCGACGCCAACCCCAAGGCGGCCAAGGCCCTGCTGATGGCCGTCCAGGAAGCCGCGCAATGGTGCGACAAGCCCGAGAACAAGGAAGAGATGTGCTCCATCGTCGGCGGCCGTGACTATTTCAAGGTGCCGGTCGAGGACATTCTGGGCCGCGCCAAGGGCGAGATCGATTACGGCGACGGCCGCAAGGTGACCGACAGCCCGCACATCATGAAGTACTGGAACGACTTCGCCTCCTATCCCTGGCCCAGCCACGACCTGTGGTTCCTGACCGAGGATATCCGCTGGGGTTACCTGCCGGCCGACCTGGACACCAAGGCCCTGGTGGCCAAGGTGAACCGTGAGGATCTGTGGCGTGACGCGGCGGCGGCCATCGGGGCGCCGGCGGCGGAAATCCCGACCTCCAAGTCACGCGGAGTCGAGACCTTCTTCGACGGCAAGACCTTCGACCCGGCCGATCCGGCCGCCTATCTCGCCAGCCTGGCCATCAAGGCCGTGTAA
- a CDS encoding molybdopterin-dependent oxidoreductase gives MGACETVRTTCPYCGVGCGVLATPQADGSVAIKGDPDHPANFGRLCSKGSALGETLSLDDRLLMPVVEGERATWSQALGLVARRFQETIAEHGPDSVAFYVSGQLLTEDYYVANKLMKGFIGSANIDTNSRLCMASSVAGHKRAFGTDTVPGCYEDLEEADLVVLVGSNLAWCHPVLFQRLAAAKAARGIQVVTIDPRRTATSELADLHLGLEPGSDVALFNGLLDHLVQAGLADQTFIAEHTTGIVETLAVAESTGIKGAQAATGLTPEQLTRFYRLFARHEKVVTVYSQGVNQSSAGTDKVNAIINCHLLTGRIGRPGMGPFSVTGQPNAMGGREVGGLANQLAAHLELGVPEHRALVQAFWASPTIADKPGLKAVDLFEAVHDGRVKALWIMATNPVDSLPQADRVAEALRRCPFVVVSDVIGKTDTTAYGHVLLPATAWGEKDGTVTNSERRISRQRPFLDPPAKPGPTGGRWRRWRAAWALPASTTTAPPPSTANMPPFPPTATTAAAISTWAPTVPSTRPPMTRWNRSSGPCRPGARAAPASSPTAISIPPTARHVSSPPRPVPP, from the coding sequence ATGGGCGCGTGCGAGACCGTCCGCACCACCTGCCCCTATTGCGGGGTGGGCTGCGGCGTGCTCGCCACGCCCCAAGCCGACGGCAGCGTCGCCATCAAGGGCGACCCCGATCACCCGGCCAATTTCGGCCGGCTGTGCTCCAAGGGATCTGCGCTCGGCGAAACCCTGAGTCTCGACGATCGGCTGCTGATGCCGGTCGTCGAGGGAGAGCGGGCGACATGGTCCCAGGCCCTCGGCCTTGTCGCCCGCCGCTTCCAGGAGACGATTGCCGAGCATGGCCCGGACTCGGTTGCCTTCTACGTCTCGGGGCAGTTGCTGACCGAGGATTACTACGTCGCCAACAAGCTGATGAAGGGCTTCATCGGCTCGGCCAACATCGACACCAACAGCCGGCTGTGCATGGCCTCCTCGGTGGCCGGGCACAAGCGCGCCTTCGGCACCGACACGGTGCCCGGCTGCTACGAGGACCTGGAAGAGGCCGACCTGGTGGTCCTGGTCGGCTCCAACCTGGCCTGGTGCCACCCGGTGCTGTTCCAGCGCCTGGCCGCAGCCAAGGCGGCACGCGGCATCCAGGTGGTTACCATCGACCCGCGCCGCACCGCCACCAGCGAACTGGCCGACCTGCATTTGGGGCTAGAGCCGGGCTCGGACGTCGCGCTGTTCAACGGCCTGCTCGACCATCTGGTGCAGGCCGGCCTGGCCGACCAGACCTTCATCGCCGAACACACCACCGGCATCGTCGAGACCCTGGCGGTGGCCGAGTCGACCGGCATCAAGGGCGCCCAGGCGGCGACCGGGCTGACACCCGAGCAGCTCACCCGCTTCTACCGCCTGTTCGCCCGCCACGAAAAGGTGGTGACGGTCTATAGCCAGGGCGTGAACCAGTCGAGCGCCGGCACCGACAAGGTCAATGCCATCATCAATTGCCACCTGCTCACCGGCCGCATCGGCCGGCCGGGCATGGGGCCGTTCTCGGTCACCGGCCAGCCCAACGCCATGGGCGGGCGCGAAGTCGGCGGCCTCGCCAACCAGCTCGCCGCCCATCTGGAACTGGGCGTGCCCGAGCACCGCGCCCTGGTGCAGGCGTTCTGGGCCAGCCCCACGATCGCCGACAAGCCGGGCCTGAAGGCCGTCGACCTGTTCGAGGCGGTCCATGACGGCCGCGTCAAGGCGCTGTGGATCATGGCCACCAACCCGGTCGACAGCCTGCCCCAGGCGGATCGGGTGGCCGAGGCCCTGCGGCGCTGCCCCTTCGTCGTGGTCTCGGACGTGATCGGCAAGACCGACACCACGGCCTACGGCCACGTTCTCCTGCCCGCCACGGCCTGGGGCGAGAAGGACGGCACGGTGACCAATTCCGAACGCCGCATCTCGCGCCAGCGCCCCTTCCTCGATCCCCCGGCGAAACCCGGCCCGACTGGTGGGCGATGGCGCAGGTGGCGGGCCGCATGGGCTTTGCCGGCTTCGACTACGACGGCCCCGCCGCCGTCTACCGCGAACATGCCGCCCTTTCCGCCCACGGCAACGACGGCAGCCGCGATTTCGACCTGGGCGCCCACGGTGCCATCGACGCGGCCGCCTATGACGCGCTGGAACCGTTCCAGTGGCCCCTGCCGGCCGGGGGCGCGAGCCGCGCCCGCTTCTTCGCCGACGGCAATTTCTATACCGCCGACGGCAAGGCACGTTTCGTCCCCACCCCGCCCCGTACCCCCATGA
- a CDS encoding ABC transporter ATP-binding protein, translated as MASHLSIEQVGVTFKTERGSYVALRDVDLKVAQGEYIAIIGHSGCGKSTLLNLVAGLLQVTTGAILLDDKEVSQPGPDRAVVFQNHSLLPWLTVYDNVRLAVDKVHGKTKNKAERHAWTMENLKLVGMDHAAQRHPNEISGGMKQRVGIARALAMEPKVLLLDEPFGALDALTRAQLQDKVMEIQTRLNNTVLMITHDVDEAVLLADRIVMMTNGPAATIGEVLTVDLPRPRNRLALAGNPTYIAARAGVMEFLYARHAMNKVEAA; from the coding sequence ATGGCAAGCCATCTTTCGATCGAGCAGGTCGGCGTCACCTTCAAGACCGAGCGCGGATCCTATGTCGCCCTGCGCGATGTCGACCTCAAGGTCGCCCAGGGTGAATACATCGCCATCATCGGCCACTCGGGCTGCGGCAAGTCGACCTTGCTGAACCTCGTCGCCGGCTTGCTGCAGGTTACCACCGGCGCCATCCTGCTGGACGACAAGGAAGTCTCGCAGCCCGGCCCCGACCGCGCCGTGGTGTTCCAGAACCACTCGCTGCTGCCCTGGCTGACCGTTTACGACAATGTCCGCCTCGCCGTGGACAAGGTGCATGGCAAGACCAAGAACAAGGCGGAACGCCATGCCTGGACCATGGAAAACCTGAAGCTGGTCGGCATGGATCACGCCGCCCAGCGCCACCCGAACGAGATTTCGGGCGGCATGAAGCAGCGCGTGGGCATCGCCCGGGCCCTGGCCATGGAACCCAAAGTGTTGTTGCTGGACGAGCCTTTCGGCGCGCTCGACGCGCTGACCCGCGCCCAGCTCCAGGACAAGGTGATGGAGATCCAGACGCGGCTGAACAATACCGTGCTGATGATCACCCACGACGTCGACGAGGCGGTCCTGCTGGCCGATCGCATCGTCATGATGACCAACGGCCCGGCCGCCACCATCGGCGAAGTGCTGACGGTGGACCTGCCCCGGCCGCGCAACCGCCTGGCCCTGGCCGGCAACCCGACCTATATCGCCGCCCGCGCCGGGGTGATGGAATTCCTCTATGCCCGCCACGCCATGAACAAGGTGGAGGCCGCCTGA
- a CDS encoding LysR family transcriptional regulator, protein MAVFRRVVELGAFAAAARDLNLSNAAVSKHVAALEGHLGAQLLNRTTRRLSLTEAGQAAYDRAVRLLDDMADLEQAVGQMEARPRGRLRLNAPMSFGLMVLGQTLPIFLDRYPDITIDLVMNDRVVDLVEEGFDVGIRIRSELGDTSLIGRRIGGVRPLVVAAPQYLQRRGTPHSPDDLLDHDCFHYSLNSTGDEWPFTNDKGEERRVRIRGRMAANNGDVLRNAAVAGHGIWRTPDFLAQADIDAGRLVVLDLDGFRSADHSIFVLYPPGRHLSPKVRVFVDFLVEVIGAQCRAHGMP, encoded by the coding sequence ATGGCCGTGTTTCGGCGGGTGGTGGAACTGGGCGCCTTCGCCGCCGCCGCGCGCGATCTTAACCTGTCCAACGCCGCGGTCAGCAAGCATGTCGCGGCCCTGGAGGGGCACCTGGGCGCGCAGCTCCTCAACCGCACCACCAGGCGCCTGTCCCTCACCGAGGCGGGCCAAGCCGCCTATGACCGGGCCGTGCGCCTGCTCGACGACATGGCGGACCTGGAACAGGCGGTCGGCCAGATGGAGGCGCGGCCCAGGGGCCGGCTGCGCCTGAACGCCCCCATGTCCTTCGGCCTGATGGTGCTGGGCCAGACCCTGCCGATCTTCCTGGACCGCTACCCCGACATCACCATCGACCTGGTGATGAACGACCGGGTGGTCGACCTGGTCGAGGAAGGCTTCGACGTCGGCATCCGCATCCGCAGCGAGTTGGGCGATACCAGCCTGATCGGCCGGCGCATCGGCGGGGTCAGGCCGCTGGTGGTGGCGGCGCCGCAGTACCTGCAGCGGCGCGGCACGCCGCACAGCCCGGACGACCTGCTCGACCACGACTGCTTTCACTATTCGCTGAACTCGACCGGCGACGAATGGCCCTTCACCAACGACAAGGGCGAGGAACGCCGGGTGCGCATCCGCGGCCGCATGGCCGCGAACAACGGCGACGTGCTGCGCAACGCCGCGGTGGCCGGGCACGGCATCTGGCGCACGCCGGATTTCCTGGCCCAGGCGGATATCGATGCGGGCCGCCTGGTGGTGCTCGACCTCGACGGCTTCCGCTCGGCCGATCATTCGATCTTCGTGCTCTACCCGCCCGGCCGGCACCTGAGCCCCAAGGTGCGGGTCTTCGTCGATTTCCTGGTCGAGGTCATCGGCGCCCAATGCCGGGCGCACGGCATGCCCTGA